Below is a window of Staphylococcus succinus DNA.
TCTTCTTTATATTCATTTAAATCTACAATGTGTGAGTCTACATCTTCCAACTCGTAAGAATTTGTTCTCTTCTTGAAATTAATCTTCACATGAATTAATTGTTCTGCATTTTGACCGGCTTGTACATAAAGTGTTTGATCATCTCTACCGATAAAAGTTTGATGCTGATGACCGGTAATCAATAAATCAATAACGCCTAATGTCTGCATGATTTTTTCCGCTTCATTTACATTTTGCTCACGCTCATTTGCCGACGTATTCAATTGATTTAATCCTCCATGATAAATTACTATAAGAAAATCTGGCATCTCTGTTTCATGGATAAAACGAATCCATCTTTTAGAAGATAATAACGTTTTCTCAATGCGTACATCTTTTTCCATTTCAAAATGCTCACGTTCCATCAAACCATCTGATGTTAAGCCAACGATTGCAATTTTAACACCCTCAATTTCTTTAATTGTATATGGAGTAGAAAAATAGGGTTCACGGGTACGTTTATATTCAATATTCGCTGATAGCCACGGAAACCTAGATAATGAAATGGATCTCGAAAAAAAGGATAATCCAAATTTAAATTCATTAGGACTTATACCGCTAGCATCGTATTGCATGGCATTCATAAGTTTAATCATCGGATGTCGCTTATTTGGTGCAATAATAGCATAATAAAATGCCGCCAATGATCCTGCTAAACTCCCGCCACTATCTAACAAAATGACGTGCTCGTTTTCTTCTCTTTTTTGTTTTACGTATGTGCCAGCTCTATAAATATTCGAACCATTATCTCCATTTAGAAAATAACT
It encodes the following:
- a CDS encoding bifunctional metallophosphatase/5'-nucleotidase; amino-acid sequence: MKLSEKIAIDVITTSDMHSYFLNGDNGSNIYRAGTYVKQKREENEHVILLDSGGSLAGSLAAFYYAIIAPNKRHPMIKLMNAMQYDASGISPNEFKFGLSFFSRSISLSRFPWLSANIEYKRTREPYFSTPYTIKEIEGVKIAIVGLTSDGLMEREHFEMEKDVRIEKTLLSSKRWIRFIHETEMPDFLIVIYHGGLNQLNTSANEREQNVNEAEKIMQTLGVIDLLITGHQHQTFIGRDDQTLYVQAGQNAEQLIHVKINFKKRTNSYELEDVDSHIVDLNEYKEDEALLNLTHYDRKTVEHWGKDVLTRSDIQAQVNGLADVIKQPHPFIQLLHDSIRLSFDYDISCVHLPTNGEEGLTGTVTNKDLYEAYPHPDVPVDLTLKGQHIKDILEYGYSHIEFSEGELSLTIIDETLCTFWQGVDYTIDMNAEPFNRVVLNNIRLDHMYRVSMTDYCYRNYRQYLENAVIHDTDNITMVELISRNLKNNTYQLRQKQTFNVIT